AGCCAAGCTGGTTGAAATTTAGCTCTTACGGAAGAGTACCATGCCGTGCATGCCTCGGCCACTCCACAGCCAAGCTTAGCGAGCTAAAACAAGAACCCTGAGGCGCACACATGGTCGGCTCTGGCCATTTCACGGGGATGTTTCAACAACCAGCTGCAGGGCGGCACTTTCTCGCTACGCCCGCAGCGACTCGCCCCGGGCCGCAGCTAGGCAAGTGAACGGACCCGCGACCCCGCAGCCAGGCGCGGCCTTCACAGCGCGGGCTAGCCCGGGGGTCAGCGGACGCCCTCGGCGCCCTCTCCCGCCTCATGGCCGCAGCTTCCCGCCTACCGTGAGGAGACAGGTTGGAGCAGAGAAGCGCGGCAGCCTTATCCCGCCGCCACACACGGCCTGACGGCAGCTTTCACCTCTTCTCCCCTCAGGCTGCGCATTCCCCTTCACGGGCGGAGGTGAACAGACAGCCGCCCCGCGTCGCCCCCATCCCACCGGCCGCCTCAGGGCGAGCCCGCCCGGCCCGAGCCAGCGGTGTGACATTGGGAGGGCACCCGGACGCACCTTCTTGCCTGCAGTAGGACATGGCGGAGCTGGCCGGTGCCGTCCCCGGCAGCGCGCACAGACTGAGCCCGCTGGcgccccgccgcctcctccaCGCCTCTTCTACTACTGCCACGGCAAGGCGCAGCGGTGCGCTGCTCCACGCTATGACCTCCCGCCTCCGGAAGCACCTTCCTTGCCCGCCGGCAGCTGCTGACGCACTTCCTGCCGACCACAACCCGAGAGCCAACGCGGGGAAGGGAGCAGCCAGCTCTATAGGGCTCGGCCTCGGCGCTGGACTACATCTCCCAGCCTGCCCCGCGCCCAGCGGAAACTACTTGTCCCGGCGTGCATCGCGGCGGGCGGGAGCGGTTTGGAGGCGGGAGCCCTGAGGGGGTGGGTGTGGTTGCGGGACCGCGGTTGCTGGCGAGCGGCAGTGGCGGCGGCTTCTGCGGCACCTCCGGGGTGGTATCCGGCGGGGACAAGAGGCTCAAGATGTCGAGGAACGTAAGTGCTGCTCGGGCCGGTCCCGCTGTTGCTTCGCGGTTCTTGTGGCGGTCTTTCGGGTCTGCCCGCACCGCCTCCGGCCGCTCCCCCGGGGTGCGGGGTGAAGGGCTCTCTGTGCGGCGGAGAGGCTGCTGTCACATCCCGCCTGGCATGTCGAAGCGAGCAAAAGTGAGGCCTCATATCCTATCTTGGCCATGTGTGCTAAGCTGCAGTTATTTCTTGGTTATTCCTCACAGCTGATGTACGTACAGATAAACCTCACAGTTTTCGTGCTGTAGTGTGTCACAGGCTAGGACTGCAATAGCAATTTTGGTTTCAGCTGTCTCTTTTAGTTGCTCTAGATGCAGTTATTTTGAAGTGTGCAGGCACGACTGGTGAGGTAAAATGGAACTTGTTATTTATAGCTATGTTTAGCTGGTCTGGAATTTGAGAGTATTACTCAATTTGTCATGGCCTGAATGCAGGGTGTGGAACCTGCAACTAGGGAACCTAGAGACAGACTGAAGAAAGCCAGAAGGAACACGTTGAACTAGTTTAataccatttcttttttttccattacactCGAGTTTTGTCTATTTACTATACTTCTGAAATCAAAAGTATGAAGAGGCATTTGATAAGTTTGGGAAAGTTTTAATCCAAGGTGAGGGATGCTATTCTATAGAGCAGTAGTACTAGCAAAGCTAAAAGatatattttgaaatagaaTGCTTTTCCCTGTCACATCAGTATTGCATTTTTTAATTCATCTCCCAACAGTTCTCTGACACAGGAAGCAGAAAAGAACATGTTAAAATCACAAGCAAGTCCAAACCAGGATTTCTGGAGAGGCTCAGTGAGACTTCTGGAGGAATGCTGATGGGACTTGTGACATTTCTTCTGTCCTTCTACCTTATTTTTACCAATGAAGTAAGTGAAATATTGTAAATGTTTATACATGGCTTTAAAATGTCACAGCTGAGGTGATATTCACCTAGTTTTGCATTTATAGGAGAAAGCACACAGTAACGTGTTGATAAGGTAAGGAAAACTTCTGCCAAGTAGTTGTGTGGGTCTATGGAAAAAGGACCATAACTGGCATAGTTTTTGGGAGTTATTCATGGACAACAAACAAGGTAAAAGCTGAAAAGCAGTAATTCTAGACCTTTGTAGGAATAATCTTACATGTGTTTGAGATGCTTGGTCAGTGTTAACAGTCACGTTGCTTCCATAAGAAGTACTGCCACAAACTCAGGCAGAAGAACATAAATGTACAGGTGTGTTTCAAGACTATGATTTGACTCTTAATATACAAGCATTCCTTGATGTTTTCAGATCACTTGTCTGCTAACCTTTTCACAGAATACTGCTGTACCATTGGTTCTCCACaacttgatttttctcttcttgattGCAGGGGCGAGCTTTAAGGACAGCTAAATCTCTTGATGAGGGACTTTCTCTTGTGATCCCTCTTGATAGCATCCACAGTGTGTCTCAGCAGAATGAAGGGAGACTGGTGCACTTGACTGGTGATCTGAGTACATCTAAGGTAAAGAAAATAGTATCTTGACGATATTAGTATTTGAAGCTTACTGGGAAGGAAAAGTCTTTACCAATTAAAGTATGTTTGATTTCCAGGGATAAGACATATagcctctctccttccctgttcTTGCTGACAACCACTCAAACTTGGGTTCCTGGCCTGGAATTGGGGAGATACTGTACAGCCTTGGTCTCCCTGCTCCCAAGCAACATACTACTTCTGGCTGTGTTTACCCTCTCATGACTATTGGTGGAAAATTTCAATTCCCCTTTGTATAGGAAACTTGTTCTATATTCATGGTATTGTAAATTTAGGCTCTTGCAGTGCAAGTTCTCTGCAAGTTCTGACTTTTCAGTAGTGATGTAATTTTCCCATGGTCAGCCTGCATTTCCATGGATAACTTGTATTGCAGAAGGTAACACAGCACAGTAGCTTCCAGAAAAATCTACCCCTGATTTAAACACTTAAACACTTAAGCCTGCATGCCATTAGCCAgcatttctggttttattcttcACCATGGTCATAACTTTTGATGATAATTCTTTAGATCAGATTTATCAGTGATGTAAAGAGatgctcctttttctttcataacaTTATTCTATATTCAGCTGTGTATAACATGGTACTAACTACATACAGTGAGGTATGTAAATGAGTTTGATAATAAAAGATGTGTTTCAGTGTGTGAGGTACAGTATTTATACTGACTGgtgttttctttaatttgtaAATAGCCTTTGTTTGATCCCAGCTATGGGCTCTCCATCCAGGCTGTCAAACTGAAGCGTAAAGTGGAAATGTACCAATGGGTAGAATATGAAGATTCCACGTAAGtgaaataaatctttaaaaattgtCTATAAAACAATTACCAAGTAGCCatcacctttttctttctctccccatgcccaaaagaaaaaagacctaATGAGACTTTAGGAGAATTTTAGAGCTCTTGGGGCTTTTTTAGGGGGTCACTTCAACTTCCTTGTAGATGCCAGGTTCTTCATCTCATAAAATTTGGGTAACGCCCAAGGCCTTTTATGAAACATTTTCACTTTCTGATTTTGGATAACTTCATATGGAGTTTCTTGGCCTCCATGCTACAGCTGTTTACTGTCTGACACTAGGCCACCTCAGAGTCCATTGATCTATTTTCTGTCATATGTGTTGTCCATAGAATTCAAAGATCTTTACCAACTtatgaaaaagaacaaacaaaacaacaacaaaaaaacactcgtgtttttctcaaagactCTTATTGATTTCTGTCCTAATATTCCTAagggttcttttttttactgatgTATTTTCTGCCCATCAGGATTTCTGTAACTGTACCCCCATAATGCTCCCTGCCTACTAGTTGATTAGCAGAATCAAAACCACTGTCCTAAAATACTTGGTCCTGaattctttcaaataaaaattcatAAGGATTATGAAGTTAGAAATCCATAATCAAATTTCCCACATCTGCTAAGCCTTTGCTGCTGCCATGCTCTAAAACTTGATCAGGGACCCtcaagctggtttttttttccctgctctcaaaacagaaatgcaaaaagatCTTTGCTGAATCTGGAAACTTCATCATACTTTCCATTGGCCATCTTCCATTGTTCCACAATGCCAGTGCTTtacttgttgggttttttttggttggttggtttatttttaagtcTCCCAAGTAGTAACTTTTGTTAGAAAAGTGAGCCCAACAGTTTCAATTATGAATTCCAGCATAAACTCCAATAAACTCATTGACCCAAAACCTGCCTGGTTGACACCTACAGCCTAACATACACTACAATAtttcaaagcaattaaaaaaccctGTTGTATCCAGAAGTCAGATTCTCAGACTTGTGGACACTTCAGACTTTCTGGCATATGACTATGAGAGAAATCTTGTAATTTCTTTGGTAATTGATACCTGTGCAAATTGCAGTACTTAATTAAAACAAGACATGACTTCTTGATTTTAGAAGACTCTGCTACCCCTTATCCACAATTAACCCAAAATTGAATTGCTTAGGAGGCACTCAGAAGTGTTTACAATAGGAAATACTGTAGTATAGGTACCTTTTCAAGGGAGTTTACAAAACTGTAAGGAGATATTAACGACTTTGCCTTTTAACTACTTTGCAAGCAGAAggggaaaaatgtttctgttaatAATTCCAGTAGCACAGTAGTATAAATGTTATTAGCTGTTGTGTAGGTCTGGCTTCACAGAACTCATGTTAACAATGTCCTGTGTCATACAAAAACCTTCAGAGGTTGTGAAgctatgaaaaataatttctcagttTTAACATGCTTATGATGCAGCATCTGTAAAAGACTTGTTGATTTAAGTCAGTTTGTCTCACTGTCTTTAATACTGGGTGTTGCACACTGATCTAGTCAACACCTTCTTGTTGGCAACACGGAAATGAAAGGGTTGTGGCTGTTTAGCATTTGTGTGTAGTTTTCTCTTTGTACATAGAATCTACATCTTCAGAATAGGTAAAGAAGTGTTAGTTTGCTTGTAAAGGTAAGTTTGTGTTGCCAGTGAGCTGTCTGTGCATTTCATTTGTTAAGTGTATTCTGCCCTAAGCAGGGCTGTGCATGCACTGTTGTGGTTCTCATCCCACCCCTTTTCATTGCAGAGAATATGAAGAGAATGGTGAGATTAAGAAAGAGACAAAGTATTCATACAGTAAGTTGATCAAcagaaagtctctttttttttatgcatataacttcagatttttatgtgtatttattttgataaagaaaaggaatgtgaagaaataagcaaaaattctgtttcttaaaTGGCAGGAATTCACTTTCTTGAGGTGACTGAGGTGATGGGAGGTGTGCAGTTAGCAAGCAACTACTAGAGAAAGTCTTATCTTGGAACACCTACAGGTTCAGAGCAGCATCCAGGGATAGGATGTAAGGAGATGGGCAGAGATGGGAACGTGTTCAAACCTATGCCTGAGATTACTCTTCAGAAGTGCAGTAATGAGATGTATGTCATGTGTGAAAAGAAGAGAATAGCTGGGGGAAGAACAGTATAACTCCAGCCTGCAACACAGCTTGTTGAGAATCTGTTTAGGTGTTGATACCAGCTAATAAAAACCACCAGCACCTTCTCATGTGCACTATGGCTTTTGCCAAATGCTTTTTTGGCAGGAGCAGGAATGAGAACTTTTTTCTGATATACCCAGTGGCAGAAAAATACTCTGAGTCATCGGATACCTGGAGATTGGTCTCTCTGCTTCATTTATCTCTGATTAAAGCACATGGATGTGTAACGTGGGTGTACAGCAAAAAATACCCCAGGTCAATGAAATCTTGGTTCCTGCAGCATGAAGATACATAAGGAACAAAGCTAGTGGTTGTGAGCTGTGAAAAACAACCTTACAGTGGCagggaacaaaaagaaatgccATTTATAAAAACAGCTGCCTTCTTAAGATTGATGGATCCCGTCCAGTAAAAGTGTGTATATTATTAGAAGTGGTGAGTTAGCCTTGACTGGCAGCCAGGGGCCCACACAGATGCTCACTTGGTGAGACTGGGGGACAGATTAGAAAGAACAGGAATGCAAGAGCTTGTGGTTGAAATAAAGATAGGGGAGTTGCTTACCAATTACCATcgtgggcaaaacagacttgacttgagGAAAGTGAATTTATTGtcagttaaaatatttcattactgATTAGGGTGTTGGCgaaatgcttttgctttcaCCCTTTTCCAAGCTCAACTTCACTTCAGACATTTCTTGATCCCCAACCCTTGTTATTGCCACAGATTGCATTCACTCCCTTTAGTGGAGCAGCGAGTGATGCAGGACGTGGAGGGAGATTTACAGTCAGTGTGTAGTagtttctctctgctgctcttctcaCACTTTTCATGTGCTCCAGCATGAAAGCTCCCCATGCTGCAGTGAATATCTGCTTTGCTGTGGAGCACTTGCTCCTCTGACTTTGGTGTTTGCTCTGTTGTTTCTTACTCGTTTTTGGTCCTTCCCTTCCCAATTTGGAGTTTTCTacctttattaaaaatattttgacagaaGTGCCATAGACTtcactgatgggctcagctgTGACCTGCACGAAGTTTGATGTGGAGCCAGCTGTGTCCAACACAGGACAGCCTCTGAC
This window of the Colius striatus isolate bColStr4 chromosome 15, bColStr4.1.hap1, whole genome shotgun sequence genome carries:
- the TMEM43 gene encoding transmembrane protein 43 encodes the protein MAELAGAVPGSAHRLSPLAPRRLLHASSTTATARRSGALLHAMTSRLRKHLPCPPAAADPAPRPAETTCPGVHRGGRERFGGGSPEGVGVVAGPRLLASGSGGGFCGTSGVVSGGDKRLKMSRNFSDTGSRKEHVKITSKSKPGFLERLSETSGGMLMGLVTFLLSFYLIFTNEGRALRTAKSLDEGLSLVIPLDSIHSVSQQNEGRLVHLTGDLSTSKPLFDPSYGLSIQAVKLKRKVEMYQWVEYEDSTEYEENGEIKKETKYSYNTEWKSEVVNSRNFDREIGHKNPSAMAVESFTAVSPNVQVGSFVLSKGLVDKIDDFKQMSLSNLEDPHADVTRGGDYFYHSENPRRPEVGDLRVSFFYAGLSGHDPQLGAADKVTVIARQRGDQLVPYHTKSGDILQILYPGDLSAEEVFQKEHESNTMKTWALRGAGWLAMFVGISLMTRIFYTLVDWFPVVRDLVNIGLKAFAFCVASSLSLLTISVGWLFYRPLWALLIGLLSVVPIVVAKSRVPPKKQQ